In Brachypodium distachyon strain Bd21 chromosome 2, Brachypodium_distachyon_v3.0, whole genome shotgun sequence, one genomic interval encodes:
- the LOC100825403 gene encoding pentatricopeptide repeat-containing protein At3g51320 codes for MPATSTSDDLHAFLRRGLRSHAAVLRAHAFLLRRGLLLGHPVPAGLLLSAAASSISSPSPPPAIYILRLLLRHLPPPLPLFSLDAALRALARRRVPFPALLSLFSRLLRSSHCVPSSGFPDLFSFPPLLSAAASSASPRAHLPAALSLHAQLLRRGLLLAPPPHAANALLHFYAGAGRLPSARRLFDEMPSRDIVSHNTMMTAYAAAAVSSGGIDAARQLFDGMLLRNAVSWNVMVTGYVRAKRPEEALEVVRWMAGAGVRGTAAMMVGAATACARLGRLRSGREVHCAFMRRFEEDNLLVWTSLVDMYGKCRKLEAARKVFDRLRFRNLVCWNAMIVGHCVYGEPGDGIQLFHEMIGRGKNGSDDKLVLRPDEVTFVGVLCACTRLGLVDAGKVYFAEMSTMYSLRPTFAHYWCMANLLGSVGHLEEAEGLLKSVPGELKARALGGLLGLCRFRGEWELGERIALRLIELEPSNCAHYALLCGVYASAGRWEDVHRVKSIIKESDERFSPGHRLVDLNEIVHQFKVRERQPENQEIYVILDDLVSKLKLTS; via the exons ATGCcggccacctccacctccgaCGATCTCCACGCgttcctccgccgcggcctccgctctcacgccgccgtgctccgcgcgcacgccttcctcctccgccgcggcctcctcctcggccacCCAGTccccgccggcctcctcctctccgccgccgcctcctccatttCATCCCCTTCACCGCCCCCGGCCATCTAcatcctccgcctcctcctccgccacctgccgccgccgctcccgctcTTCTCCCTCGACGCCGCCCTCCGCGCCCTCGCCCGGCGCCGGGTTCCGTTCCCCGcgctcctctccctcttctcccgcctcctccgctcctCCCACTGCGTCCCCTCCTCCGGCTTCCCGGacctcttctccttcccgCCGCttctctccgccgccgcgtcctccgcctccccgcgcGCCCACCTCCCCGCGGCTCTCTCCCTACACGCgcagctcctccgccgcggcctcctcctcgccccacCGCCCCACGCCGCCAACGCGCTCCTCCATTTctacgccggcgccggccgcctcccctccgcgcgccgcctgttcgacgaaatgccgTCCCGGGACATCGTCTCCCACAACACCATGATGACGGCctacgccgccgctgctgtttCATCCGGCGGCATCGATGCTGCCCGCCAGTTGTTTGACGGTATGCTGCTCCGGAACGCGGTGTCCTGGAACGTCATGGTCACCGGGTACGTGAGGGCGAAGCGGCCCGAGGAGGCGCTGGAGGTGGTGCGGTGGATGGCGGGGGCCGGGGTGAGGGGCACCGCGGCTATGATGGTCGGGGCGGCCACCGCCTGCGCCAGGCTGGGCAGGCTGCGGTCCGGGAGGGAGGTCCACTGCGCGTTCATGCGCCGCTTCGAGGAGGATAACCTGTTGGTTTGGACCTCGTTGGTCGATATGTATGGCAAGTGCCGGAAGTTGGAGGCTGCGAGGAAGGTGTTTGATCGGCTCAGATTCAGGAACCTTGTTTGCTGGAATGCGATGATCGTCGGGCATTGCGTGTATGGCGAACCTGGTGATGGGATTCAGTTGTTCCATGAGATGATTGGACGAG GGAAGAATGGTTCAGATGACAAATTGGTTCTACGACCAGATGAGGTCACTTTCGTTGGTGTCCTCTGTGCCTGTACCCGTCTAGGCCTCGTGGATGCTGGGAAGGTATATTTTGCGGAGATGAGCACGATGTACAGTCTCAGGCCAACATTTGCGCACTATTGGTGTATGGCAAATTTGTTAGGGAGTGTTGGGCATCTGGAAGAAGCTGAGGGCCTCTTGAAGAGTGTTCCAGGGGAGCTGAAGGCGCGTGCATTGGGTGGTTTGCTCGGGTTGTGCCGGTTCCGGGGGGAGTGGGAACTTGGGGAACGGATAGCCCTCAGGTTGATCGAGCTGGAACCAAGCAATTGTGCCCACTACGCACTTCTGTGCGGAGTGTATGCTTCGGCAGGAAGATGGGAAGATGTCCACAGAGTGAAGTCTATCATAAAGGAAAGCGATGAAAGGTTCAGTCCTGGACATCGTCTGGTGGATTTAAATGAAATTGTTCATCAATTCAAAGTCAGGGAGAGGCAACCTGAGAATCAGGAAATATATGTTATCTTGGATGACTTAGTGTCAAAACTGAAGTTAACAAGTTGA